In one Haloplanus salinus genomic region, the following are encoded:
- the sdhC gene encoding succinate dehydrogenase, cytochrome b556 subunit — MSQSYDRGLIEDFGRWREFSAGMWAWVFHKFTGWVLIGYLFTHIAVLSTALTSASADPATVAANQDLYTQTIQALEGLLVVRLLEVGLLAVAVFHILNGTRLLLIDLGIGLGTQDRSFYASLILTGAIVVASIPTFLAGVSL; from the coding sequence ATGAGTCAGTCTTACGATCGAGGCCTCATCGAGGACTTCGGCCGGTGGCGGGAGTTCTCGGCCGGCATGTGGGCCTGGGTCTTTCATAAGTTCACCGGGTGGGTGTTGATCGGCTACCTATTCACCCACATCGCCGTGCTGAGTACGGCCCTCACTTCGGCGAGCGCCGATCCCGCAACGGTCGCGGCGAATCAGGACCTCTACACGCAGACGATCCAGGCACTAGAGGGGCTACTGGTGGTCCGCCTCCTCGAAGTCGGGCTGCTGGCGGTCGCCGTGTTCCACATCCTGAACGGGACGCGCCTCCTGCTGATCGACCTCGGAATCGGCCTCGGGACGCAGGACCGGAGCTTCTACGCGTCGCTTATCCTGACGGGCGCCATCGTCGTCGCGAGCATCCCCACCTTCCTCGCGGGGGTGTCGCTCTGA
- a CDS encoding type IV pilin, whose translation MQLKELLTEDRAVSPVIGVILMVAITVILAAVIGTFVLGLGDQVSENAPQSSLSFDYNTTGPTVDVTHEGGETLEGSNLELVGSDSGSINDSASGDFSAGDQIYTGESYTAGETLRVVWTNPSGGSTNTIARSTAPQ comes from the coding sequence ATGCAATTGAAAGAACTACTGACGGAGGACCGCGCAGTGAGCCCGGTCATCGGCGTCATTCTGATGGTGGCCATCACCGTCATTCTCGCCGCCGTAATCGGCACGTTCGTGCTCGGACTGGGCGATCAAGTGAGCGAGAACGCACCGCAGTCGTCGCTGAGTTTCGACTACAACACGACGGGGCCGACGGTTGACGTGACTCACGAGGGAGGCGAGACACTCGAGGGCTCCAACCTCGAACTCGTCGGGAGCGACAGCGGGTCGATCAACGACAGCGCATCCGGTGACTTCAGCGCCGGTGACCAGATTTACACCGGCGAGTCGTACACTGCCGGAGAGACGCTCCGCGTCGTCTGGACCAACCCCTCGGGTGGCAGCACGAACACCATCGCGCGCTCGACCGCGCCGCAGTAA
- a CDS encoding KaiC domain-containing protein, protein MSGDDEDWFERALREDPERTTDTDPNTDADADTDADADTDADADTDGAETDPEPNDRPSESEADFADAFEDAPDVDSGADSDGSPFDEDFASAFENAPDIGEAPGGESGSDPFGGAPGGGGRATESFDENAAFDSTIERIDLGIEGLDNMILGGVPKRSLVSVVGSAGTGKTTFGLQFLDEALSKGDCGVYLTLEEAASRIYDTAEEKGWSFREYADDGRLAVVHLDPVEMANSLASIRNELPALIEEFGADRLVLDSVSLLEMMYDQPSDRRSEVYQFSKSLKEAGVTTLVTSEASDDTPYASRYGIIEYLADAVFVLQYVRASDFQETRLAVEIQKIRDANHSRETKPYEITDEGLSVYRQANIF, encoded by the coding sequence ATGAGCGGGGATGACGAGGACTGGTTCGAGCGAGCGCTCCGCGAGGACCCGGAACGGACGACCGACACCGACCCCAACACCGACGCCGACGCCGACACCGACGCCGACGCCGACACCGACGCCGACGCCGACACCGACGGCGCGGAGACCGACCCGGAGCCGAACGACCGCCCGTCCGAGAGCGAGGCGGACTTCGCCGACGCGTTCGAGGACGCGCCCGACGTCGACTCGGGGGCCGACTCGGACGGCTCGCCGTTCGACGAGGATTTTGCCAGCGCGTTCGAGAACGCACCCGACATCGGTGAGGCGCCGGGCGGGGAGTCGGGGAGCGACCCGTTCGGCGGCGCCCCGGGTGGCGGCGGTCGGGCGACCGAGTCGTTCGACGAGAACGCGGCGTTCGACTCGACCATCGAGCGAATCGACCTCGGGATCGAAGGACTCGACAACATGATCCTCGGGGGCGTGCCGAAGCGGTCGCTGGTCTCGGTGGTCGGCTCCGCGGGAACCGGCAAGACCACGTTCGGACTGCAGTTCCTCGACGAGGCGCTCTCGAAGGGGGATTGTGGCGTCTATCTGACCCTCGAAGAGGCCGCGAGCCGCATCTACGACACCGCCGAGGAGAAAGGCTGGTCGTTCAGGGAGTACGCCGACGACGGTCGGCTCGCCGTCGTCCACCTCGACCCGGTCGAGATGGCGAACAGCTTGGCGAGCATCCGCAACGAGCTGCCGGCACTGATCGAGGAGTTCGGCGCTGATCGGCTCGTCCTCGACTCGGTGTCACTGCTGGAGATGATGTACGACCAGCCGTCGGACCGCCGGAGCGAGGTGTACCAGTTCTCGAAGTCGCTCAAGGAAGCCGGCGTGACGACGCTCGTGACGAGCGAGGCCAGCGACGACACCCCGTACGCGTCCCGGTACGGCATCATCGAGTATCTCGCGGACGCGGTGTTCGTCCTGCAGTACGTTCGCGCCTCCGATTTCCAGGAGACGCGGCTGGCCGTCGAGATTCAGAAGATTCGTGACGCGAACCACTCCCGGGAGACGAAGCCGTACGAGATAACCGACGAGGGACTGAGCGTCTACCGGCAGGCCAACATCTTCTAG
- a CDS encoding FAD-binding protein has protein sequence MYEYDVIVVGAGGAGLRAAIAAQEAGADVAMVTKLHPVRSHTGAAEGGINAALREGDDWELHAYDTMKGSDYLGDAPAVEALTQESPEEVIQLEHWGMAFSREDDGTVSQRPFGGLSFPRTTYAGAETGHHLLHTLYEQVVKRGIEVFDEWYVLNLAVSDEDDPGERSCHGVVAYETATGNVEAFTARDGVILATGGLGQVYDHTTNAVANTGDGVAMAYRAGVPAEDMEMIQFHPTTLPSTGVLISEGVRGEGGILYNDEGERFMFEGGYANNDGELASRDVVSRAELTEVNEGRGIEDEYVHLDMRHLGEERIVDRLENILHLAEDFEGVDGLEEPMPVKPGQHYAMGGIETDEHGQTCVDGLYAVGECACASVHGANRLGGNALPELIVFGSRAGRHAAGETEEPRITVGRTEDAEPGDVETPVELGEPWATEAVADGGAAAEAGEAIVERTLERERQRVERLLERDEGTQHAEIRAAVQHTMTENVNVFREEAALKEALVDIRAARERYRDVYVADPSSTYNTDLIQTIETRNLLDIAEMITVGALARDEFRGAHWRKKHQERKDDGWLKHTMVSWSNGSPELWYKPVVLEGENQTYEPKERSY, from the coding sequence ATGTACGAATACGACGTCATCGTGGTCGGCGCGGGCGGAGCGGGCCTGCGCGCGGCTATCGCGGCACAGGAAGCGGGGGCAGACGTGGCGATGGTCACGAAACTCCACCCCGTCAGGAGTCACACGGGCGCGGCGGAAGGGGGTATCAACGCCGCCCTTCGGGAGGGCGACGACTGGGAACTCCACGCCTACGACACCATGAAGGGGTCGGACTACTTGGGCGACGCCCCGGCCGTCGAGGCGCTCACGCAGGAGAGCCCGGAGGAAGTGATCCAGCTCGAACACTGGGGGATGGCCTTCTCCCGCGAGGACGACGGCACCGTCTCCCAGCGTCCCTTCGGCGGTCTCTCGTTCCCGCGGACGACGTACGCGGGCGCCGAGACGGGGCATCACCTCCTGCACACCCTGTACGAGCAGGTGGTCAAACGGGGTATCGAGGTGTTCGACGAGTGGTACGTGCTGAACCTCGCCGTCTCCGACGAGGACGACCCGGGAGAACGGAGTTGTCACGGCGTCGTCGCTTACGAGACGGCGACCGGGAACGTCGAGGCGTTCACCGCCCGCGACGGCGTCATCCTCGCTACCGGCGGTTTGGGACAGGTGTACGACCACACCACCAACGCGGTGGCGAACACGGGCGACGGCGTGGCGATGGCCTACCGCGCGGGCGTCCCCGCGGAGGACATGGAGATGATCCAGTTCCACCCGACGACGCTTCCCTCCACGGGCGTCCTGATTTCGGAGGGGGTGCGCGGCGAGGGTGGCATCCTCTACAACGACGAGGGCGAGCGGTTCATGTTCGAGGGCGGCTACGCCAACAACGACGGCGAACTCGCTTCCCGGGACGTGGTGTCCCGCGCCGAGTTGACGGAGGTGAACGAGGGGCGGGGCATCGAGGACGAGTACGTCCACCTCGACATGCGCCACCTCGGCGAGGAGCGCATCGTCGACCGACTCGAAAATATCCTCCACCTCGCGGAGGACTTCGAGGGCGTCGACGGGCTGGAGGAGCCGATGCCGGTCAAGCCCGGTCAACACTACGCGATGGGCGGCATCGAGACGGACGAACACGGCCAGACCTGCGTCGACGGGCTGTACGCCGTCGGCGAGTGCGCTTGTGCGAGCGTCCACGGCGCGAACCGCCTCGGCGGCAACGCCCTGCCGGAACTCATCGTCTTCGGAAGCCGTGCCGGCCGACACGCCGCCGGCGAAACGGAAGAGCCGCGGATCACGGTCGGTCGGACCGAGGACGCGGAGCCCGGCGACGTGGAGACGCCGGTCGAACTGGGCGAGCCGTGGGCGACGGAAGCCGTCGCGGACGGCGGTGCGGCCGCCGAAGCGGGCGAGGCCATCGTCGAGCGCACGCTCGAACGCGAGCGCCAACGGGTCGAACGCCTGCTCGAACGCGACGAAGGGACCCAACACGCCGAAATTCGGGCGGCAGTCCAACACACGATGACGGAGAACGTCAACGTCTTCCGTGAGGAGGCGGCGCTGAAGGAGGCGCTGGTCGACATCCGCGCCGCGCGCGAACGGTACCGCGACGTCTACGTCGCCGACCCGTCGAGTACGTACAACACGGATCTGATTCAGACCATCGAGACGCGGAACCTGCTGGACATCGCGGAGATGATTACGGTCGGCGCGCTCGCACGCGACGAGTTCCGCGGCGCCCACTGGCGGAAGAAACACCAAGAGCGCAAGGACGACGGGTGGCTCAAGCACACGATGGTGTCGTGGTCGAACGGGTCGCCCGAACTCTGGTACAAACCGGTCGTCCTCGAAGGCGAGAACCAGACCTACGAACCGAAAGAGCGGAGCTACTGA
- the carB gene encoding carbamoyl-phosphate synthase large subunit, protein MTDEATTDSEDRTILLIGSGPIQIGQAAEFDYSGAQACRALQEEGARVVLVNSNPATIMTDPDMADRVYIEPITTAAIAEIIRKEKPDGVIAGLGGQTGLNVTAELAEEGVLEEHDVDIMGTPLDTIYATEDRDLFRKRMEHIGQPVPGSTTISLDEGEEVSKLDEESLRERVEAAVDEVGGLPVIARTTYTLGGSGSGVVDNMPELLERVRKGLRLSRNSEVLITESIAGWVELEYEVMRDADDSTIIICNMENLDPMGIHTGESMVVTPSQVIPDDGHQEMRDAALEVIRELGIQGGCNIQFAWHDDGTPGGEYRVVEVNPRVSRSSALASKATGYPIARVTAKVALGKRLHEIENEITGETTAAFEPAIDYVVTKIPRWPKDKFGDVDFTLGTAMKSTGEAMSIGRTFEESLLKALRSTEYDPAVDWVDVDDGALGDEYLAKPTPDRPYAIFEAFDRGYSVGEVVDLTGIEEWYVERFARISEAVADAAGGDFTDAAIKGVTNAEIASTAGADVGAVETAVPGRTYKQVDTCAGEFAAQTPYYYSSRKPEFVTGPFEGEAAAGELRVDRDVESVVVVGGGPIRIGQGVEFDYCSVHAIQALREEGVDAHVVNNNPETVSTDYDTSDGLFFEPITAEEVADVVEAADADGVMVQFGGQTSVNIGHPLEAELQRRDLDCEILGTSVDAMDLAEDRDRFNRLMDERGIAQPEGGSATSESEALELANSIGYPVLVRPSYVLGGRAMDVVYNDEDLKTYIEEAVRVSPDKPILVDEFLDDAVELDVDAVADGEDVVIGGVMEHVESAGVHSGDSACMIPPQADAVTEVMDRVREVTVEIARELDTVGLLNVQLAVKDGTVYVLEANPRSSRTVPFVSKATGVPIAKLAAKVMAGQSLDGLDAREQIPEDVSVKEVVLPFDRLPGSDPRLGPEMKSTGEVMGTAEHFGKAYEKAQSATGKAIPSGGTAVVDLSASEFPDPDSDEGRGLIDAFAEFYDVKTFDDLPEAIRRGAVDVIVSRNRDALEVAVEEDVTYFSTHASAEAVLQGLRHQDDPIDVQATSDRPKVQRQWGGE, encoded by the coding sequence ATGACCGACGAGGCCACCACCGACTCCGAGGATCGGACGATACTGTTGATCGGAAGCGGCCCGATTCAGATCGGCCAGGCCGCCGAGTTCGACTACTCCGGCGCGCAGGCCTGCCGAGCCCTGCAGGAGGAGGGTGCGCGAGTCGTCCTCGTCAACTCGAACCCCGCGACGATCATGACCGACCCGGACATGGCCGATCGGGTCTACATCGAGCCGATCACGACCGCGGCCATCGCGGAGATCATTCGGAAAGAGAAGCCGGACGGGGTGATCGCCGGTCTCGGCGGCCAGACCGGGCTGAACGTCACCGCCGAACTCGCCGAGGAGGGCGTCCTCGAGGAACACGACGTGGATATCATGGGGACGCCGCTCGACACCATCTACGCGACGGAGGACCGCGACCTCTTCCGCAAGCGGATGGAGCACATCGGCCAGCCGGTTCCCGGCTCCACCACCATCTCGCTCGACGAAGGCGAGGAAGTGAGCAAGCTCGACGAGGAGTCGCTCCGGGAGCGCGTCGAAGCGGCCGTCGACGAGGTTGGCGGGCTCCCCGTCATCGCCCGGACGACTTACACCCTCGGGGGGTCGGGCTCGGGCGTCGTCGACAACATGCCGGAACTCCTCGAACGCGTGCGCAAGGGCCTCCGCCTCTCCCGGAACAGCGAGGTGCTCATCACCGAGTCCATCGCGGGCTGGGTCGAACTGGAGTACGAGGTGATGCGCGACGCCGACGACTCGACCATCATCATCTGCAACATGGAGAACCTCGACCCGATGGGCATCCACACGGGCGAGTCGATGGTCGTCACGCCGTCGCAGGTGATCCCCGACGACGGTCATCAAGAGATGCGCGACGCGGCACTGGAAGTCATCCGCGAACTCGGCATCCAGGGTGGCTGTAACATCCAGTTCGCGTGGCACGACGACGGCACGCCCGGCGGCGAGTATCGGGTCGTCGAGGTGAACCCCCGCGTCTCGCGGTCCTCCGCGCTGGCCTCGAAGGCGACGGGCTACCCCATCGCCCGCGTCACCGCGAAGGTCGCGTTGGGCAAGCGCCTCCACGAGATCGAAAACGAGATCACGGGCGAGACGACGGCCGCCTTCGAGCCGGCCATCGATTACGTGGTGACGAAGATCCCGCGGTGGCCGAAAGACAAGTTCGGCGACGTGGACTTCACGCTCGGCACCGCCATGAAGTCGACGGGCGAGGCGATGTCCATCGGGCGGACCTTCGAGGAGTCGCTGTTGAAGGCGCTCCGGTCGACGGAGTACGATCCCGCCGTCGACTGGGTCGACGTGGACGACGGGGCGCTCGGGGACGAGTACCTCGCGAAGCCGACGCCGGATCGCCCGTACGCCATCTTCGAGGCGTTCGACCGCGGCTACTCCGTCGGCGAGGTGGTCGATCTGACCGGCATCGAGGAGTGGTACGTCGAGCGGTTCGCACGCATCTCCGAGGCGGTGGCCGACGCCGCCGGGGGCGACTTCACCGACGCGGCAATCAAAGGCGTCACCAACGCCGAAATCGCGTCGACGGCCGGCGCCGACGTGGGCGCCGTCGAAACCGCGGTCCCCGGCCGCACGTACAAGCAGGTGGATACCTGTGCCGGCGAGTTCGCCGCGCAGACGCCGTACTACTACTCCTCGCGGAAACCCGAGTTCGTCACCGGGCCGTTCGAGGGCGAGGCGGCGGCGGGCGAATTGCGGGTGGACCGCGACGTCGAGAGCGTCGTCGTCGTCGGCGGCGGCCCCATCCGCATCGGGCAGGGCGTCGAGTTCGACTACTGTTCGGTCCACGCCATCCAGGCGCTCCGCGAGGAGGGTGTCGACGCCCACGTCGTCAACAACAACCCCGAGACGGTGTCGACGGACTACGACACCTCCGACGGCCTCTTCTTCGAGCCGATTACCGCGGAGGAAGTTGCGGACGTCGTCGAGGCCGCCGACGCCGACGGCGTGATGGTACAGTTCGGTGGGCAGACCTCCGTCAACATCGGTCACCCGCTCGAAGCGGAACTACAGCGCCGCGACCTCGACTGCGAGATCCTCGGCACGAGCGTCGACGCCATGGACCTCGCGGAGGATCGTGACCGGTTCAACCGTCTGATGGACGAGCGCGGCATCGCCCAGCCGGAGGGTGGCTCCGCGACCAGCGAGAGCGAGGCTCTCGAACTCGCGAACTCGATTGGCTACCCCGTCCTCGTCCGCCCCTCCTACGTCCTCGGCGGCCGTGCGATGGACGTGGTGTACAACGACGAGGACTTGAAGACGTACATCGAGGAGGCGGTTCGCGTCTCGCCGGACAAACCCATCCTCGTCGACGAGTTCCTCGACGACGCGGTCGAACTGGACGTCGACGCCGTCGCCGACGGTGAGGACGTCGTCATCGGCGGCGTGATGGAACACGTCGAATCGGCGGGCGTCCACTCCGGCGACTCGGCGTGTATGATCCCGCCGCAGGCGGACGCGGTGACCGAGGTGATGGATCGCGTGCGCGAGGTGACGGTCGAAATCGCCCGCGAACTCGACACCGTCGGCCTGCTGAACGTCCAACTCGCCGTCAAGGACGGCACGGTGTACGTCCTCGAGGCCAACCCGCGGTCCTCGCGAACGGTTCCCTTCGTCTCGAAGGCGACGGGCGTCCCCATCGCCAAACTCGCGGCGAAGGTGATGGCGGGCCAGTCGCTCGACGGTCTCGACGCTCGAGAGCAGATTCCGGAAGACGTGAGCGTCAAGGAAGTCGTGCTGCCCTTCGATCGGCTGCCCGGCAGCGACCCGCGCCTCGGCCCCGAGATGAAGTCGACGGGCGAGGTGATGGGGACGGCCGAGCACTTCGGCAAGGCCTACGAGAAGGCCCAGTCCGCGACGGGCAAGGCCATCCCGAGCGGGGGGACGGCCGTCGTCGACCTCTCGGCGTCGGAGTTCCCCGACCCCGACAGCGACGAGGGGCGGGGGCTGATCGACGCGTTCGCCGAGTTCTACGACGTGAAGACGTTCGACGACTTACCGGAGGCGATTCGTCGGGGTGCGGTCGACGTGATCGTCTCGCGGAACCGGGACGCCCTCGAAGTCGCCGTCGAAGAGGACGTGACGTACTTCTCGACGCACGCGTCCGCGGAGGCCGTCCTGCAGGGCTTGCGTCACCAGGACGACCCCATCGACGTGCAGGCCACCTCGGACCGGCCGAAAGTACAACGCCAGTGGGGCGGCGAGTAG
- a CDS encoding DUF5815 family protein — MTKPGVPGDDARTVDLPCGETVRATDLDLGMREFDCVCGDVHAVVMDVHPPERFLPEFLVDLLRETVETSSEEMPEFDTPHLLGVVLEEFPEQVAVADLSDEGDVGYALLWVSDFDSRRLHEVVVELVIELMEHAVSHADDDAAIQEFEQQMLEFDVSSFVDQYRAERDLDADDVYA; from the coding sequence ATGACGAAACCGGGCGTCCCCGGCGACGACGCACGGACGGTCGACCTTCCCTGCGGTGAAACCGTCCGCGCGACCGACCTCGACCTGGGGATGCGGGAGTTCGACTGTGTCTGTGGCGACGTCCACGCCGTCGTGATGGACGTCCACCCACCCGAGCGATTCCTGCCCGAGTTCCTGGTCGACCTGCTCCGGGAGACGGTCGAGACGAGCAGCGAGGAGATGCCGGAGTTCGACACGCCACACTTGCTTGGAGTCGTCTTGGAGGAGTTTCCCGAACAGGTGGCCGTCGCGGACCTGAGCGACGAAGGCGACGTGGGCTACGCGCTCCTGTGGGTGAGCGACTTCGACTCGCGGCGCCTCCACGAAGTCGTCGTCGAACTCGTGATCGAACTGATGGAACACGCCGTCAGCCACGCCGACGACGACGCCGCGATCCAGGAGTTCGAACAGCAGATGCTGGAGTTCGACGTATCGTCGTTCGTCGACCAGTACCGGGCGGAGCGTGACCTCGACGCCGACGACGTCTACGCCTGA
- a CDS encoding succinate dehydrogenase, giving the protein MAERYSSFQAGGRLWLWQRITAAFLIVVLAFHFFLLHFVHHADEVTFAMSAGRMETWSYYSLMILFLVTATFHGVNGVYNALINAGLTGVKRRAVRIALGVASLLLLVQGFRTANAWAGIDLIPIL; this is encoded by the coding sequence ATGGCCGAGCGCTACTCCTCGTTCCAGGCCGGCGGCCGGCTGTGGCTCTGGCAGCGCATCACCGCCGCCTTCCTCATCGTCGTGCTCGCCTTTCACTTCTTCCTGCTTCATTTCGTTCACCACGCCGACGAGGTGACGTTCGCGATGAGCGCCGGGCGGATGGAGACGTGGAGCTACTACTCGCTGATGATCCTCTTTCTGGTAACCGCGACGTTCCACGGCGTCAACGGCGTCTACAACGCCCTGATCAACGCCGGCCTGACTGGCGTCAAGCGGCGGGCCGTCAGGATCGCTCTCGGCGTCGCGAGCCTCCTCCTGCTAGTGCAGGGGTTCAGAACCGCGAACGCGTGGGCCGGCATCGACCTCATCCCAATCCTATGA
- a CDS encoding NAD(+)/NADH kinase encodes MYVGLVAQKGNSRASSLAADLRRRLRDADVAVAVDTATAGTLDVDGTPIEAFDACDLVVSIGGDGTFLYAARGADGTPILGVNLGEVGFLNAVGPDEAVGVVLDEVAAFRAGEMTVRETPRLAAAGDGWTAPPTTNEVVVQGPIRGPSGGVDCDVRVDGSRYSASRADGVLVATPTGSTAYNLSEAGPLVHPGVDALVVNEMCASEGMPPLVVGPDSEVTVRVSGADRAVVVGDGRVLRELDPPTEVRVGRADAPVRVAGPTSDFFEALGKLD; translated from the coding sequence ATGTACGTCGGTCTCGTCGCACAGAAGGGCAACAGTCGGGCGTCGTCCCTCGCGGCGGATCTTCGGCGGCGACTCCGGGACGCCGACGTCGCCGTCGCCGTGGATACGGCCACCGCCGGGACGCTCGACGTCGACGGGACGCCGATCGAAGCGTTCGACGCCTGCGACCTCGTGGTCAGCATCGGCGGCGACGGCACCTTCCTCTACGCTGCCCGCGGCGCCGACGGCACGCCGATCCTCGGCGTCAATCTGGGCGAAGTCGGCTTCCTCAACGCCGTCGGCCCGGACGAGGCCGTCGGCGTCGTCCTCGACGAGGTTGCCGCCTTCCGTGCCGGCGAGATGACGGTGCGCGAGACGCCCCGACTCGCCGCCGCCGGTGACGGTTGGACCGCCCCGCCGACGACGAACGAGGTGGTCGTCCAGGGACCGATCCGCGGGCCGAGCGGCGGCGTCGACTGCGACGTTCGCGTCGACGGATCGCGCTACTCGGCGAGTCGTGCCGACGGCGTCCTCGTCGCCACGCCCACGGGCAGTACGGCCTACAACCTCAGCGAGGCCGGCCCGCTCGTCCACCCCGGCGTCGACGCCCTCGTCGTCAACGAGATGTGTGCGAGCGAGGGGATGCCACCGCTCGTCGTCGGGCCGGACAGCGAGGTGACCGTTCGCGTCTCGGGAGCCGACCGCGCCGTCGTCGTCGGCGACGGCCGCGTCCTCCGGGAACTCGACCCGCCGACCGAGGTGCGCGTCGGCCGCGCCGACGCGCCCGTACGCGTCGCCGGTCCCACGTCGGATTTCTTCGAAGCGCTGGGAAAACTGGATTAA
- a CDS encoding type IV pilin: MQLKQLLMEDRAVSPVIGVILMVAITVILAAVIGTFVLGLGDQVDESAPQVTLSFNYDTTGPTVNVTHDGGETLEGSTLELVGSDSGSINDSVSGDFSAGDRVFTNESYTAGETLRVVWTNPNGGSTNTIARSTAPQ; encoded by the coding sequence ATGCAACTGAAACAACTACTGATGGAGGACCGCGCTGTGAGTCCGGTCATCGGCGTCATCCTGATGGTGGCCATCACCGTCATTCTGGCCGCCGTGATCGGCACGTTCGTCCTCGGTCTGGGCGATCAAGTCGACGAGAGTGCACCACAGGTCACGCTCAGCTTCAATTACGATACGACCGGACCGACGGTCAACGTCACCCACGACGGTGGCGAGACGCTGGAAGGATCGACACTCGAACTCGTCGGGAGTGACAGTGGATCGATCAACGACAGTGTGTCCGGCGACTTCAGCGCTGGCGACAGGGTCTTTACCAACGAGTCGTACACTGCTGGGGAAACGCTCCGCGTCGTCTGGACCAACCCAAACGGCGGCAGCACGAACACTATCGCCCGGTCGACCGCACCGCAGTAA
- a CDS encoding nitroreductase family protein has protein sequence MEFDDVIRTRRSVHQYSDADIDDETLSDLFEDVRHAPSSFNLQPWEFLVVRGDDLERLQPVAYGQEHVTDAAAAVVVLGTLDPSDHAERVTDDLLEKGYLPNESAAEARLDTVESLADADAVTRRLWTTGSSALAAMTLMHAAWDRGIASCPMGGFDAEALRDEFDVPEDYEVVMLVTLGYPEDGAADLERPRKLRRPTDEFLHLDEFDPVARPSATPADD, from the coding sequence ATTCGGACGCCGACATCGACGACGAAACGCTGTCCGACCTGTTCGAGGACGTTCGACACGCGCCGTCCTCGTTCAACCTCCAGCCGTGGGAGTTCCTGGTCGTCCGCGGCGACGACTTGGAACGGCTCCAGCCGGTCGCTTACGGGCAGGAACACGTCACGGACGCCGCGGCCGCGGTGGTCGTCCTCGGGACGCTCGACCCGAGCGACCACGCCGAGCGGGTCACGGACGACCTGCTGGAGAAGGGGTACCTCCCGAACGAGTCGGCCGCGGAGGCCCGCCTGGACACCGTCGAGAGCCTCGCCGACGCCGACGCGGTGACCCGCCGCCTCTGGACGACGGGGAGTTCGGCCCTCGCCGCGATGACGCTCATGCACGCCGCGTGGGACCGCGGCATCGCCTCCTGTCCGATGGGCGGGTTCGACGCCGAGGCGCTCCGCGACGAGTTCGACGTCCCGGAGGACTACGAGGTTGTCATGCTCGTCACGCTCGGCTACCCCGAGGACGGGGCGGCCGACCTCGAACGACCGCGGAAGCTCCGCCGACCGACCGACGAGTTCCTCCACCTCGACGAGTTCGACCCGGTCGCCCGGCCGTCGGCGACGCCGGCCGACGACTGA
- a CDS encoding succinate dehydrogenase/fumarate reductase iron-sulfur subunit codes for MSTQRQRAETETDSTETETAQERRLEEKRQRAEERERKRVEAEERAAADAERYHLKVFRYDPEVEGKQEPRFDDFHVPYEPGMTVLDALIYARDQFDASLTFRHSCRQAICGSDALFINGSQRLGCQTQLSDLEQPVRIEPLPHSEVVKDLVVDMEHFYDQMESVEPYFQTTDRPDGELEEQRQSRENREKIKKSTRCIWCGACMSSCNIAAGDNEYLGPAAINKAYRFAMDEREGEDMKQRRLEIIEQEHGVWRCQTQFSCTEVCPKDIPLTEHIQELKREAVKSNLKFW; via the coding sequence ATGAGTACACAACGACAGCGCGCGGAGACCGAGACGGACAGCACGGAGACGGAGACGGCACAGGAGCGCCGTCTCGAAGAGAAGCGCCAGCGGGCCGAGGAGCGCGAACGGAAACGCGTCGAGGCCGAGGAGCGCGCCGCGGCCGACGCGGAGCGCTACCACCTGAAAGTGTTCCGTTACGACCCCGAGGTAGAGGGGAAACAGGAACCCCGCTTCGACGACTTCCACGTCCCCTACGAGCCGGGGATGACGGTACTGGACGCGCTCATCTACGCGCGCGACCAGTTCGACGCCAGCCTCACCTTCCGGCACTCCTGCCGGCAGGCAATCTGTGGCTCCGACGCCCTCTTCATCAACGGCTCCCAGCGGCTCGGGTGTCAGACACAACTGTCGGACCTCGAACAGCCGGTACGGATCGAACCCCTTCCCCACTCGGAGGTGGTGAAGGATCTGGTCGTCGACATGGAGCACTTTTACGACCAGATGGAGTCGGTCGAGCCGTACTTCCAGACGACCGATCGGCCGGACGGGGAGCTAGAGGAACAGCGACAGAGTCGGGAAAACAGGGAGAAAATCAAGAAATCGACGCGGTGTATCTGGTGTGGGGCGTGTATGTCGTCCTGTAACATCGCGGCGGGCGACAACGAGTATCTCGGGCCGGCGGCCATCAACAAGGCCTACCGGTTCGCGATGGACGAGCGGGAAGGCGAGGACATGAAACAACGGCGCCTGGAGATCATCGAACAGGAGCACGGTGTCTGGCGGTGTCAGACGCAGTTCTCCTGTACGGAGGTGTGTCCGAAGGACATCCCCCTGACCGAGCACATCCAGGAGCTGAAACGCGAGGCAGTCAAGAGCAACCTGAAATTCTGGTAA